The Rhizophagus irregularis chromosome 2, complete sequence genome contains a region encoding:
- a CDS encoding uncharacterized protein (SECRETED:cutsite_SQA-TK; SECRETED:prob_0.9600); SECRETED:SignalP(1-23) — MKPQSFYLLTVFFMCLFVLKSQATKVSILENVGAFCRIWIEDSNHKRIAGDGKGHYRVCDTVSYNHIEFSDQEYYIVAKVLTSFEKQKRRGPFKGEHYCSIHGEVDSWDFDC, encoded by the exons ATGAAACCTCAAAGCTTTTACCTTCTTACCGTCTTTTTCATGTGTTTATTTGTTCTTAAAAGCCAAG CAACTAAGGTCTCAATATTGGAGAATGTGGGTGCTTTTTGCAGAATTTGGATAGAAGATTCAAATCATAAGCGCATAGCTGGTGATGGAAAAGGACATTACCGTGTTTGTGATACAGTCAGTTATAACCACATTGAATTTAGCGATCAAGAGTACTATATTGTTGCGAAAGTTTTAACTAGTTTTGAGAAACAAAAACGCCGAGGTCCTTTCAAAGGCGAACATTACTGTTCTATACATGGCGAAGTTGATAGTTGGGATTTTGACTGTTAA